One window of the Salvia miltiorrhiza cultivar Shanhuang (shh) unplaced genomic scaffold, IMPLAD_Smil_shh original_scaffold_217, whole genome shotgun sequence genome contains the following:
- the LOC131003504 gene encoding ammonium transporter 3 member 2-like has product MAVNASAVPQAYQAYTSAAVPDWLNKGDNAWQMTAATLVGLQSVPGLVILYGSIVKKKWAVNSAFMALYAFAAVVICWVVWAYKMSFGEELLPFWGKAGPALGQKFLIGQARLPATEHYYRNGTVETAMATPYFPMASLVWYQGVFAAITLILVAGSLLGRMNIRAWMMFVPLWLTFSYTVGAFSLWGGGFLYHWGVMDYSGGYVIHLSSGIAGITAAYWVGPRTKIDRERFPPNNVLLMLAGAGMLWMGWSGFNGGGPYSANIDSSMAVINTNICAATSLLVWTWLDVIFFGKPSVIGAVQGMITGLVCITPGAGLVQGWAAIVMGVLSGSVPWFTMMVVHKKWWVLQSIDDTLGVFHTHAVAGYLGGVLTGLFAEPVLCSLFLPVTKSRGGVYGGVGGVQILKQIVGGGFVIGWNIVVTSIICVFIGLIVPLRMPEEELLIGDDAVHGEEAYALWGDGEKYDNSKHGATSDEPTPPHHKPSSGATQVV; this is encoded by the exons ATGGCCGTGAACGCCTCCGCCGTGCCGCAGGCGTACCAAGCGTACACGAGCGCGGCCGTGCCCGACTGGCTGAACAAAGGCGACAACGCATGGCAGATGACGGCGGCCACCCTGGTGGGTCTGCAGAGCGTGCCGGGGCTGGTGATCCTGTACGGCAGCATCGTGAAGAAGAAGTGGGCCGTGAACTCGGCATTCATGGCTCTCTACGCCTTCGCGGCGGTGGTGATATGCTGGGTAGTGTGGGCCTACAAGATGTCTTTCGGGGAGGAGCTCCTCCCCTTCTGGGGCAAGGCCGGCCCCGCCCTCGGCCAGAAGTTCCTGATCGGGCAGGCGAGGCTGCCCGCCACGGAACACTACTACCGCAACGGCACTGTGGAGACGGCCATGGCGACGCCATACTTCCCTATGGCGTCGCTTGTGTGGTACCAGGGCGTGTTCGCGGCGATCACGCTGATCCTGGTGGCGGGGTCGCTGCTGGGGAGGATGAATATCAGGGCGTGGATGATGTTCGTGCCGCTCTGGCTCACCTTCTCCTACACCGTCGGGGCCTTCAGCCTCTGGGGCGGTGGCTTCCTCTACCACTGGGGTGTCATGGATTACTCCGGCGGCTATGTCATCCACCTTTCCTCCGGGATCGCCGGCATCACCGCTGCTTACTGG GTAGGTCCGAGAACGAaaatagatagagagagatttCCCCCAAACAACGTGCTGTTGATGCTGGCGGGGGCGGGGATGCTGTGGATGGGGTGGTCGGGGTTCAACGGCGGCGGCCCCTACAGCGCCAACATCGACTCATCCATGGCGGTCATCAATACCAACATCTGCGCGGCCACCAGCCTCCTCGTGTGGACGTGGCTCGACGTCATCTTCTTCGGAAAACCCTCCGTCATCGGCGCCGTTCAAGGGATGATCACCGGCCTTGTTTGCATCACTCCGGGTGCAG GGCTTGTTCAAGGTTGGGCAGCCATAGTGATGGGAGTGCTCTCCGGCAGCGTGCCATGGTTCACAATGATGGTGGTCCACAAGAAGTGGTGGGTCCTCCAGTCCATCGACGATACCCTCGGCGTCTTCCACACCCACGCCGTCGCCGGCTACCTCGGCGGCGTCCTCACCGGCCTCTTCGCCGAGCCCGTCCTCTGCTCCCTCTTCTTGCCCGTCACCAAATCACGAGGCGGCGTCTACGGCGGCGTTGGCGGCGTCCAGATCCTCAAGCAGATTGTGGGTGGTGGATTCGTGATCGGGTGGAACATCGTTGTCACCTCCATTATTTGCGTCTTCATCGGCCTCATCGTCCCGTTGCGCATGCCGGAGGAGGAGCTGCTCATCGGGGACGACGCCGTGCACGGCGAGGAGGCCTACGCCTTGTGGGGCGACGGGGAAAAGTACGATAACAGCAAGCATGGCGCCACGTCCGACGAACCCACACCGCCGCACCATAAGCCGTCTAGCGGAGCTACGCAGGTTGTTTGA